In a genomic window of Gossypium arboreum isolate Shixiya-1 chromosome 7, ASM2569848v2, whole genome shotgun sequence:
- the LOC108470315 gene encoding cytochrome P450 81Q32-like: MEETTILYASLSLIFLLLCSKLLFQSKKYPQNLPPSPPSLPIIGHLHLLKTPIHRFYHHLAQKYGPVFSLRLGSRLFVVVSSSAVAEECFTVNDIVLANRPKLIAGKYLGYNYTTVSTSSYGDHWRNLRRIGAIEIFSSSRLNAFAAVRKDEVRRLLVSLSRDSRREFVKVKLKSMLNDLTFNNIMRMVAGKRYFGEEVTNENEAREFREVIEGTFKNGGTANRADFLPVLNWFGGYEKKVKKIGKKLDGLLQKLVDEHRWMKQENNGNGSMVDHLLNLQQSDPDYYTDEIIKGLMLVLLLAGSDTTSVTLEWTMTNLLNHPEVLKKAQAEIDTEIGQENLIDEIDVSKLKYLQSIILEAQRLYPAVPLLLPHVASIGCTIGGYNVPHGTIVLMNAWSIHRDTQLWDDPTSFKPERFENDDSQSHKIMPFGLGRRACPGSGLAQRVIGLTLGSLIQCFDWERVDGKQIDMNEGIGGTMPKAHPLEALCKARPIVDKALKLL, from the exons ATGGAAGAAACAACAATTTTGTATGCATCTCTTTCACTGATCTTTCTCCTACTTTGttcaaaattattatttcaatccaaaaaataTCCCCAAAACCTCCCCCCATCCCCACCTTCACTCCCCATAATCGGCCACCTCCACCTCCTTAAAACTCCTATTCACCGTTTCTACCACCATCTTGCTCAAAAATACGGCCCTGTCTTCTCCCTCCGCCTTGGATCTCGGCTCTTTGTGGTGGTTTCGTCTTCAGCCGTTGCCGAGGAATGCTTCACTGTAAACGACATAGTTTTAGCCAACCGTCCCAAGTTGATCGCGGGGAAGTACCTCGGCTACAACTACACCACAGTTTCCACCTCGTCTTACGGTGACCATTGGCGCAACTTACGTCGCATCGGCGCTATTGAAATCTTCTCCTCGAGTCGTCTCAACGCCTTTGCCGCTGTTCGGAAAGACGAGGTCCGGCGGTTGTTGGTGAGTTTGTCGCGTGATTCGCGTCGGGAGTTTGTGAAAGTGAAGCTGAAATCCATGCTTAATGACTTGACGTTTAATAACATAATGAGGATGGTTGCCGGGAAAAggtattttggggaagaagtgACGAATGAAAACGAAGCGAGGGAGTTCAGGGAGGTTATAGAAGGGACGTTTAAGAACGGCGGTACGGCGAATCGTGCGGATTTCTTGCCGGTTCTGAATTGGTTTGGAGGGTACGAAAAGAAGGTAAAAAAGATTGGGAAAAAGTTGGATGGATTGCTGCAAAAGTTGGTCGATGAGCATCGATGGATGAAGCAGGAAAATAACGGTAATGGTAGTATGGTAGATCACCTTCTTAACTTGCAACAATCTGATCCTGATTACTACACTGATGAAATCATCAAAGGGCTTATGCTG GTCCTATTACTAGCAGGATCTGATACAACATCAGTGACCTTAGAATGGACAATGACCAATTTATTGAACCACCCAGAAGTATTGAAGAAGGCTCAAGCTGAAATAGACACTGAAATAGGACAAGAAAATTTGATTGATGAAATAGATGTTTCAAAGTTAAAGTATCTTCAAAGTATTATACTAGAGGCTCAAAGATTATACCCTGCAGTCCCTCTTCTACTTCCTCATGTGGCATCTATTGGTTGCACTATAGGTGGATACAATGTGCCGCATGGCACAATCGTGTTAATGAATGCATGGTCTATTCATAGGGACACTCAATTATGGGATGATCCGACGAGTTTTAAGCCAGAAAGGTTTGAGAATGATGATTCTCAGTCTCACAAgataatgccatttgggttaggAAGGAGGGCATGTCCAGGGTCAGGGCTTGCTCAACGAGTAATAGGATTAACCCTTGGCTCATTGATTCAATGTTTTGACTGGGAAAGGGTTGATGGTAAGCAAATTGATATGAATGAAGGTATTGGAGGCACAATGCCTAAAGCTCATCCATTGGAGGCTCTGTGCAAAGCTCGACCGATTGTGGATAAAGCTTTGAAACTTCTATAA